Below is a window of Quercus robur chromosome 6, dhQueRobu3.1, whole genome shotgun sequence DNA.
ATTCCTCTCTTTCAATTTTCCTCttgcctttttctttctcctcatCTATCATGCCCTCTCTCCAATATTCATACCCCATACCTCCTCAACCTTAAAACCCATATGCCAATCAATGCAATGCATGCCAAACAAACTTAAATTAATTCAATTCTGTCAAGACCACGAACAAATCTAAACCTCCATCCATGGCAATACTGACCCTAAGACTCATCATTTCTAGCCTCCCCGAGCTCATTATCTGGAACACCCTGCACCATTTTTTAATGGTAGTAGTTGCAGGACTAATTGTCCTATATcttaaatacaaaagaaaagtcCCCATTTATTTACTAGACTTTGCTTGCTACAAACCTCCCAACTCTTATAGGCTACCCAAGTCAATGTTCCTAGAGGCTGTCTTTCTTAATAACATGGATCCTGACAGCATTGCTTTCCAGAtcaaaatcttagaaaaatCAGGGTTCAGTGAGGAAACTTGCATTCCTCCTTCACTTGCTCGAGTACCAATTAGAAAATCTCTCCCACTTGCCGTGGAAGAGGTTGTGACAGTTATCTTTTCTGTGGTCTCGGACTTGTTTAAGAAAAACAGTATCAACCCCAAAGCTATTGACATTGTAATCTCTAACGCTAGTATGTTTTGTCCTACACCATCTCTCAGCTCTATGATAATTAATAAGTTCAGAATGAGAAGCAATGTCATGAGCTTCCATCTCTCTGGCATGGGATGTAGTGCTGGAATCATATCTGTGGGGCTAGCTAAAGACTTGTTGAGAGTGCACTGTAACTCTTTGGCTCTAATTGTCAGCACAGAGAGCCTACACTTGAATTGGTACACTGGCAAAAACCCACCCATGTTGTTAACCAATTGTCTCTTTCGAATGGGAGGTGCAGCTATATTACTATCTAGCCGTAAAGAAGACAAGAGCAAGGCAAAGTATGAGCTACAACACCTTGTTCGAACAAACAAAGCACAAGATGATGTATCCCATGCTTGTGTCTATCAGGATGTGGACTCTGAGAACAAGGTTGGGGTATCTATATCAAAGGGTATACTACATGTGGCTGGAGCTGCATTGAAAGCAAATATTGCTGCACTAGGACCATTGGTTTTGCCATTCAAAGAGAAACTTAGATATGGGTGTTCCATAATATGCCACAAGATGTGGCCTACAAGGAGAACAAGCATTTACATACCTGATTTCAAGAAGGCTTTTGAGCATTTCTGTATACATGCAGGAGGGAAAGCTGTTATTCAAGCAATTGAAAAGAATCTACACCTGAGAAAACAAGATGTTGAGCCCTCAAAGATGACTCTTTATAAATTTGGAAatacttcatcttcttcaatttGGTATGAACTCGCTTACATAGAAGCAAAAGGGAGGATGA
It encodes the following:
- the LOC126690261 gene encoding probable 3-ketoacyl-CoA synthase 21; the encoded protein is MAILTLRLIISSLPELIIWNTLHHFLMVVVAGLIVLYLKYKRKVPIYLLDFACYKPPNSYRLPKSMFLEAVFLNNMDPDSIAFQIKILEKSGFSEETCIPPSLARVPIRKSLPLAVEEVVTVIFSVVSDLFKKNSINPKAIDIVISNASMFCPTPSLSSMIINKFRMRSNVMSFHLSGMGCSAGIISVGLAKDLLRVHCNSLALIVSTESLHLNWYTGKNPPMLLTNCLFRMGGAAILLSSRKEDKSKAKYELQHLVRTNKAQDDVSHACVYQDVDSENKVGVSISKGILHVAGAALKANIAALGPLVLPFKEKLRYGCSIICHKMWPTRRTSIYIPDFKKAFEHFCIHAGGKAVIQAIEKNLHLRKQDVEPSKMTLYKFGNTSSSSIWYELAYIEAKGRMKRGDRVWQIAFGSGFKCNSAAWKCVYDSKFEIANAWSDISTYPVEAPDFVKISE